In the genome of Impatiens glandulifera chromosome 6, dImpGla2.1, whole genome shotgun sequence, the window GTCAAACTTTCCCTTTCCAGCACCAGgtaattattattctatattttaaaattatttatttatattaataactttatatatgtttattttaaactgtagatgaatattatttatgtgatgCTGCATATACTCATACTCGAGGATTTATGTCCCCCTATCGAAATGTGCGTTATTGGCTCGCTGATTTTCAACGAGGTGGTCGAGCTCGAACGAACGAAGAATTATTTAATCAAGCACATGCAAAATTAAGAAATGTCATTGAACGTACATTTGGTGTATTGAAAGCTCGATTTCCAATATTGGATAAGATGGCGCCATACAGTTTTCAAACCCAAAGAAATATTGTTATTGCTTGCGCAGCGTTGcataattttattagaaagagATACAGGACCGACTCATTTTTCGAACAATATGAAGTTGATAATATGACTCAAAATAATCAACAACGATGGACTACAATGATGGAGTCTTCGAGACCGGCAGATCAAACTTTTATGATTAATTTACGTGAACAAATTGCAAATCAATTGTCTAATATGTGAgtgaatttgaaagaaatattaatattttgttttttatttaatatttaatataaattacatttatctaattatctaatttgaatatattaaatttattaataaatataaacaatatataagGGTATAATAGTATTAATGTACTTGGTTcagatattaattttaaatattatcaaatcaacttataTATTAAGTACTTAAATTTAAGATGTTCCTATTTGATAATTTaagttgttatttttaaatatttaagtcatTCAGTACTTAAATTTCAGTCTTCAGTATTCAGatcttaatttttagttttatcaaacacaccctaaatATGTTAGGAAAAGAGTTAACAATAACAGGAGGTTGACCAAGTATTGTTAACGGCGTCGACTTACACTTCGATATTATctttgttagaagttaatatttgttactattcttcacaagtcttcacaaactcttgaacgaaatcaagtgcagaactgtttgtttagacttgaagcggCAGATGGGTTGGAAGATTCGgaatgtaaataacacaagacacaaagtttgtttaaggatgttcggagcaaactctcctacgtcaccccttcttctcaacattgagaaggatattcactagaagatttggtttgaacaCAACACTTATACAAACCCGGTCAGACACACATGACTTAAACACTACCTCcttctgaactcctagcacaacacactctgttaaacagaacaacctctatttAACTTACACTACTGAATATCACATAGAAATATTAGTGAATGTAATGCAACTTAATGATCTAGTAAACTTGTAGACTTTTAGAACTTGAGAGCTTGAGCACTTGATAGAAAATTCAGACAAAATGTTTAAGACTCGTGAAAGTAGTAGGTGTGTGCGAGAGAAATAAATTGTCCTCCAACTTCTCCTTAAATAGGCAATTGACAAATGACAGATTTGCTTCAGCTGATACGTGTCCTATTTTGGTTGGATGTGTGTCAGGGTAGTACATCAGAGAATATGCGTTTGATCGTGAGTGTACTGTATgatggtagtgcgccgaatattctttaaGAGATCGTGGTGTACAAGGAACGTACAACACATGAATTCTGAATTAGTTTGTCATGTGGTAGTCTTCTATAGGTTTAACTCAACTGTTGTGTCAGACTGCCAATAACAGATAAGGATGATGCGCTGGAGAGAGATTTCGGatgcttga includes:
- the LOC124941074 gene encoding uncharacterized protein LOC124941074, encoding MIFTFIWAGWEGVAHDSKVLTETMRNPLSNFPFPAPDEYYLCDAAYTHTRGFMSPYRNVRYWLADFQRGGRARTNEELFNQAHAKLRNVIERTFGVLKARFPILDKMAPYSFQTQRNIVIACAALHNFIRKRYRTDSFFEQYEVDNMTQNNQQRWTTMMESSRPADQTFMINLREQIANQLSNM